A window of the Azospirillum formosense genome harbors these coding sequences:
- the fghA gene encoding S-formylglutathione hydrolase gives MDSQLTQIAANRCFGGWHKRFRHRSAVLDCDMVFAVYLPPQAESGAKSGAKSGKVPVFYWLSGLTCTDENFMQKAGAMRMAAELGIAIVAPDTSPRGPDVPGDPDGAWDFGLGAGFYVNATREPWAKHYRMHDYVVRELPELVEAELPVTDRRSIAGHSMGGHGALVCALRNPGRYRAVSAFAPIGNPASVPWGEKAFERFFGTDYAAWLEWDSCALLGRATEKLPILVDQGDADSFLEKQLKPENLQRAAEAAGHPLTLRMQPGYDHSYFFIASFIDDHLRHHAAALLAD, from the coding sequence ATGGACTCGCAACTGACCCAGATCGCGGCGAACCGCTGCTTCGGCGGCTGGCACAAGCGCTTCCGGCACCGCTCCGCGGTGCTGGACTGCGACATGGTGTTCGCCGTCTATCTGCCGCCGCAGGCCGAATCGGGCGCCAAATCGGGCGCCAAATCGGGCAAGGTGCCGGTGTTCTATTGGCTGTCCGGCCTGACCTGCACCGACGAGAACTTCATGCAGAAGGCCGGCGCCATGCGGATGGCGGCGGAACTCGGCATCGCCATCGTGGCGCCGGACACCAGCCCGCGCGGCCCCGACGTGCCCGGCGACCCGGACGGCGCCTGGGACTTCGGGCTGGGCGCCGGCTTCTATGTCAATGCGACGCGGGAGCCCTGGGCGAAGCACTACCGCATGCACGACTATGTGGTGCGGGAGTTGCCGGAACTGGTCGAGGCGGAGCTGCCGGTGACGGACCGGCGCTCCATCGCCGGCCATTCCATGGGCGGGCATGGCGCGCTCGTCTGCGCGCTGCGCAATCCCGGCCGCTACCGCGCCGTGTCGGCCTTCGCGCCGATCGGCAACCCTGCCAGCGTGCCCTGGGGCGAGAAGGCGTTCGAGCGCTTCTTCGGCACCGACTACGCGGCGTGGCTGGAATGGGACAGCTGCGCCCTGCTGGGCCGCGCCACTGAGAAGCTGCCGATCCTGGTGGACCAGGGCGACGCCGACAGCTTCCTGGAGAAGCAGCTGAAGCCGGAGAACCTGCAGCGGGCGGCGGAGGCGGCGGGCCACCCGCTGACCCTGCGGATGCAGCCGGGCTACGACCACAGCTATTTCTTCATCGCCAGCTTCATCGACGACCATCTGCGCCACCACGCGGCGGCGCTGCTGGCGGACTGA
- a CDS encoding TAXI family TRAP transporter solute-binding subunit, producing MKFMSKTRRLAFAAVAGAVAIGATVAVAQTPAFFRIGTGGTAGTYYPVGGLIANVISGTNGGVPGLVATAVASNGSVANINAINGGSSESGFSQSDVAYWAHTGTGLFEGKGKVEDLRVIATLYPETIHLVARKDANIKSVSDLKGKRVSLDEPGSGTLVDARIVLGAFGLTEKDVKAEYLKPGPAGDRLRDGALDAYFFVGGYPTGAISELATSSGIALVPITGPEIDKMLGQYQFFAKDTVPANTYKDVPETQTISVNAQWLTSAKQPDDLVYNIVKTLYNEKSRAALDAGHAKGKLITLKNATSGLGIPLHPGAEKFYKEQGVLK from the coding sequence GTGAAGTTCATGTCCAAGACCCGCCGTCTGGCTTTCGCCGCCGTGGCGGGCGCGGTCGCCATCGGCGCCACCGTCGCCGTGGCCCAGACCCCGGCCTTCTTCCGCATCGGCACGGGCGGCACCGCCGGCACCTACTATCCGGTGGGCGGGCTGATCGCCAACGTCATCTCCGGCACCAACGGCGGCGTGCCCGGTCTGGTGGCCACGGCGGTGGCCTCCAACGGGTCGGTCGCCAACATCAACGCGATCAACGGCGGCTCCTCCGAGTCGGGCTTCTCGCAGTCGGACGTCGCCTATTGGGCCCACACCGGCACCGGTCTGTTCGAGGGCAAGGGCAAGGTGGAGGATCTGCGCGTCATCGCCACGCTCTACCCGGAGACCATCCATCTGGTCGCCCGCAAGGACGCCAACATCAAGTCGGTTTCCGACCTGAAGGGCAAGCGGGTGTCGCTGGACGAGCCGGGCTCGGGCACGCTGGTCGACGCGCGCATCGTGCTGGGCGCCTTCGGCCTGACCGAGAAGGACGTCAAGGCCGAGTATCTGAAGCCGGGTCCGGCGGGCGACCGCCTGCGCGACGGCGCGTTGGACGCCTATTTCTTCGTCGGCGGCTACCCGACCGGCGCCATTTCCGAACTCGCGACCTCGTCGGGCATCGCGCTGGTTCCGATCACCGGGCCGGAGATCGACAAGATGCTGGGCCAGTACCAGTTCTTCGCCAAGGACACCGTTCCGGCGAACACCTACAAGGACGTGCCGGAGACCCAGACCATCTCCGTCAACGCCCAGTGGCTGACCAGCGCCAAGCAGCCGGACGATCTCGTCTACAACATCGTCAAGACGCTCTACAACGAGAAGAGCCGCGCCGCGCTCGACGCCGGCCACGCCAAGGGCAAGCTCATCACGCTGAAGAACGCCACCTCGGGCCTCGGCATCCCCCTGCATCCGGGTGCGGAGAAGTTCTACAAGGAACAGGGCGTCCTGAAGTAA
- a CDS encoding TRAP transporter permease — protein MTDTHRDPPPDIRLEAASMELDEAKARELEEKFDSEIRFRPLSPLAGHLVGGLLIVLSLFHYYTAGFGLLAEMEHRGIHLSFVLGLVFLVFPFTKRGYGEPVMGTVLRPLGIGLQDWALAIGAVVAVMHVPLIPLDDLAFRVGNPTTTDVILGSVLIIVLLEATRRSVGWPLPIIASIFMIYAIWGPQMPGLLKHPGATVSQLVDHLYLTTQGIYGIALGVVATYVFHFVLFGVFATRIGLGQLFLDCAAWVAGRYAGGPAKVAIFGSALFGMISGSSVANTVTVGSLTIPAMKRLGYKPHFAAAVESTASTGGQITPPIMGAAAFLMIEFLGLPYTTIILAAIVPAFMHFFGVLVQVHLEAKRNGLRGLRPDEMPDLKEAFRRDWPTVIPLVVLIGILIAGYTPYLAAFWGITLCIAVGLLNPRKRMTIREVLDGLRDGAKYALAVGAAAATVGIIVGVVTLTGVGFKISYIVTSTAGEMAGTLGAFLPSWLADVKGLTLLFTLIMTGIVCILMGCGIPTTANYIIMATIAAPALGLLGVAPIVAHFFVFYYGVLADITPPVALAAYAAAGMAGADPFKTGNTAFRLGLAKALVPFVFVFSPSLLLVAPGFTWPDFLIAFFGCLVGIVCLGATLTGWLLTTMRTWERVLLGLAAILLVAPELYSSLLGLALIVPVLLRQMSARRLTPEAA, from the coding sequence ATGACCGATACCCATCGCGACCCGCCGCCCGACATCCGGCTGGAGGCCGCGTCCATGGAACTCGACGAGGCCAAGGCCCGGGAGTTGGAGGAGAAGTTCGACTCCGAGATCCGCTTCCGACCGCTGTCGCCGCTGGCGGGGCATCTGGTCGGCGGCCTGCTGATCGTGCTGTCGCTTTTCCATTACTACACCGCCGGCTTCGGCCTGCTGGCGGAGATGGAGCACCGCGGCATCCATCTGTCCTTCGTGCTGGGCCTCGTCTTCCTGGTCTTCCCCTTCACCAAGCGCGGCTACGGCGAGCCGGTGATGGGCACCGTGCTGCGCCCGCTGGGCATCGGCCTTCAGGATTGGGCGCTGGCCATCGGCGCGGTGGTCGCGGTGATGCATGTCCCGCTGATCCCGCTCGACGATCTGGCCTTCCGCGTCGGCAATCCGACCACCACCGACGTGATCCTCGGCTCCGTCCTCATCATCGTGCTGTTGGAGGCGACCCGCCGCTCGGTCGGCTGGCCGCTGCCGATCATCGCGTCGATCTTCATGATCTACGCGATCTGGGGACCGCAGATGCCCGGGCTGCTGAAGCATCCCGGCGCCACGGTGTCGCAACTCGTCGATCACCTGTACCTGACGACCCAGGGCATCTATGGCATCGCGCTCGGCGTGGTGGCGACCTACGTCTTCCATTTCGTGCTGTTCGGCGTCTTCGCCACGCGCATCGGCTTGGGGCAGCTCTTCCTCGACTGCGCGGCCTGGGTGGCCGGGCGCTATGCCGGCGGTCCGGCGAAGGTCGCCATTTTCGGATCGGCGCTGTTCGGCATGATCTCCGGCTCCTCGGTCGCCAACACGGTGACCGTGGGCTCGCTGACCATCCCGGCGATGAAGCGGCTGGGCTACAAGCCGCATTTCGCCGCCGCCGTGGAATCGACGGCTTCGACCGGCGGCCAGATCACCCCGCCGATCATGGGGGCCGCCGCCTTCCTGATGATCGAGTTCCTGGGGCTGCCCTACACGACCATCATCCTGGCGGCCATCGTCCCGGCCTTCATGCATTTCTTCGGCGTTCTGGTGCAGGTGCATCTGGAGGCCAAGCGCAACGGCCTGCGCGGCCTGCGCCCGGACGAGATGCCGGACCTGAAGGAGGCCTTCCGCCGCGACTGGCCGACGGTCATCCCGCTGGTGGTGCTGATCGGCATCCTGATCGCCGGCTACACCCCCTATCTGGCGGCCTTCTGGGGAATCACCCTGTGCATCGCGGTCGGCCTGCTGAACCCGCGCAAGCGCATGACCATCCGGGAGGTTCTGGACGGGCTGCGCGACGGCGCCAAATACGCGTTGGCGGTCGGCGCCGCCGCCGCCACGGTGGGCATCATCGTCGGCGTGGTCACGCTGACCGGCGTGGGCTTCAAGATCTCCTACATCGTCACCTCCACCGCGGGCGAGATGGCGGGCACGCTCGGCGCCTTCCTGCCGTCCTGGCTGGCCGACGTGAAGGGGCTGACGCTGCTGTTCACCCTGATCATGACGGGCATCGTCTGCATCCTGATGGGCTGCGGCATCCCGACGACGGCCAACTACATCATCATGGCGACCATCGCCGCTCCGGCGCTGGGGCTGCTGGGGGTGGCGCCGATCGTGGCGCACTTCTTCGTCTTCTATTACGGCGTGCTGGCCGACATCACCCCGCCGGTGGCGCTGGCCGCCTACGCCGCGGCGGGCATGGCGGGGGCCGACCCCTTCAAGACCGGCAACACGGCCTTCCGGCTGGGCTTGGCGAAGGCGCTGGTGCCCTTCGTCTTCGTCTTCTCGCCGTCGCTGCTCCTGGTGGCGCCGGGCTTCACCTGGCCGGACTTCCTCATCGCCTTCTTCGGTTGCCTCGTCGGCATCGTCTGCCTGGGCGCCACCCTGACCGGCTGGCTGCTGACCACCATGCGGACCTGGGAACGGGTGCTGCTGGGGCTGGCCGCCATCCTGCTGGTCGCGCCGGAGCTGTATTCGTCGTTGCTGGGCCTGGCGCTGATCGTGCCCGTCCTGCTGCGCCAGATGTCCGCCCGCCGCCTGACGCCCGAAGCCGCCTGA
- the dgcN gene encoding N-acetyltransferase DgcN: MNIPHPYLMFLGDVQDQLGAKTAQGIVDWRPDWCLGQIRLEGCKADLGIPDMTIAEAAGQGARTLVVGVVNAGGVLPEHWTSVIVQAIESGMDVASGLHTRLESIPAIAEAAARHNRQLFNVRHSDERFATGKGTKRPGRRLLTVGTDCSVGKKYTALALEKEMRARGMDADFRATGQTGVFISGRGVAIDAVVADFISGAVEWISPAADPAHWDLIEGQGSLYHPSFAGVSLGLLHGAQPDAFVVCHEPTRSTMRGVQHPLPSIQEVIDLTIRCGQLTNPAIRPVGIAINTKAYGEDEARACLEAAAKAHGLPASDPIRFGVGEIIDRLTEEFATE, translated from the coding sequence ATGAACATTCCCCATCCCTACCTGATGTTCCTCGGCGACGTGCAGGACCAGCTCGGCGCCAAGACGGCGCAGGGCATCGTGGACTGGCGGCCCGACTGGTGCCTCGGCCAGATCCGGCTGGAGGGCTGCAAGGCCGACCTCGGCATCCCCGACATGACGATCGCGGAGGCGGCGGGGCAGGGCGCCCGCACGCTGGTGGTCGGCGTGGTCAACGCCGGCGGCGTCCTGCCGGAGCATTGGACGAGCGTCATCGTCCAGGCCATCGAGTCCGGCATGGACGTGGCGAGCGGCCTGCACACCCGGCTGGAGAGCATCCCGGCCATCGCCGAGGCCGCGGCGCGCCACAACCGCCAGCTCTTCAACGTGCGTCATTCCGACGAGCGCTTCGCCACCGGCAAGGGGACGAAGCGTCCGGGGCGTCGGTTGCTGACGGTCGGCACCGACTGCTCCGTCGGCAAGAAGTACACGGCGCTGGCGCTGGAGAAGGAAATGCGCGCCCGCGGCATGGACGCGGATTTCCGCGCCACCGGCCAGACCGGCGTGTTCATCTCCGGGCGCGGGGTCGCCATCGACGCGGTGGTGGCCGATTTCATCTCCGGAGCGGTGGAGTGGATCTCCCCGGCGGCCGATCCGGCCCATTGGGACCTGATCGAGGGGCAGGGCTCGCTCTACCATCCGTCCTTCGCGGGGGTGTCGCTGGGGCTGCTGCACGGTGCCCAGCCCGACGCCTTCGTCGTCTGCCACGAGCCGACCCGCAGCACCATGCGCGGCGTGCAGCACCCGCTGCCGTCGATCCAGGAGGTCATCGACCTGACGATCCGCTGCGGGCAGCTGACCAACCCGGCCATCCGCCCGGTCGGCATCGCCATCAACACCAAGGCCTATGGCGAGGACGAGGCGCGCGCCTGTCTGGAGGCGGCGGCCAAGGCCCATGGTCTTCCGGCCAGTGACCCTATCCGGTTTGGCGTAGGCGAAATTATTGACCGTCTGACGGAAGAATTTGCCACTGAGTAA
- a CDS encoding NUDIX hydrolase produces MMSNRTPATQYAALPFRLRNGRPEILLVTSRETKRWIIPKGWAEEGVKPCAMAAREAYEEAGVRGTVDHRPFGNFRYMKRLSVNKSVLCAVTVFLLEVDEVLDEWPEKGQRERRWLTPSQAALAVGESGLVEMLLRLGIPPD; encoded by the coding sequence ATGATGAGCAACCGCACTCCCGCCACCCAATACGCCGCCCTTCCTTTCCGCCTTCGCAACGGCCGGCCCGAAATCCTGCTGGTCACCTCGCGGGAAACCAAGCGGTGGATCATCCCCAAGGGGTGGGCGGAGGAGGGTGTGAAGCCCTGCGCCATGGCGGCGCGGGAGGCCTATGAGGAAGCCGGCGTGCGGGGCACCGTCGATCACCGGCCCTTCGGCAACTTCCGCTACATGAAGCGGCTCAGCGTCAACAAGTCGGTCCTGTGCGCGGTGACCGTCTTCCTGTTGGAGGTCGACGAGGTGCTGGACGAATGGCCCGAGAAGGGCCAGCGCGAGCGCCGCTGGCTGACCCCGTCCCAGGCCGCCCTGGCCGTGGGGGAAAGCGGCCTTGTGGAGATGCTGCTGCGGCTGGGCATCCCGCCGGACTGA
- a CDS encoding tagaturonate reductase — MQRLNASFLNGRPRPTTTRIVQFGEGNFLRAFFDWKVDRLNEATGGDWGVTVVRPIAGGFPQTLNEQEGVYTVLSRGVDESGAKVSQARLIGCVRNEIAAHGEWASVLELARDPNVTVVVSNTTDAGIAYVPSVAYADEPPVSFPGKMTRFLHERWKAFDGAPEAGLQMLACELIDHNGEELKRIVLLHARDWALEPAFIDWIETANAFYNTLVDRIVPGFPRAEADDLRRELGYDDSFMAAAELFHLFVIERKEGMPALRLPLGEHDEGTVVTADVTPYKARKVAILNGAHTGLCALALLAGVETVDEAVSDPAGARFLDRLLNEEVIPFLTLPKPDLEDFAAAVLRRFRNPYIRHLWYDISLNGLVKYQTRNLDRLLAYRERFGAPAPLMSLSLAAWLAFYLGRFPGADTLPPRDSAEIVERVRAIGALDDGTPAGLEAMVAAYLGETAFWGRSIDDRSLRAQVIEDIRFLTDEPFTFARLAARLEG, encoded by the coding sequence ATGCAGCGCCTGAACGCATCCTTTCTCAACGGCCGGCCGCGCCCGACGACGACGCGGATCGTGCAATTCGGCGAAGGCAACTTTCTGCGCGCCTTCTTCGACTGGAAGGTCGACCGCCTGAACGAGGCCACCGGTGGCGACTGGGGCGTGACCGTCGTCCGCCCGATCGCCGGCGGCTTCCCCCAGACGCTGAACGAGCAGGAGGGCGTCTACACCGTCCTGTCGCGCGGCGTCGACGAGTCCGGTGCCAAGGTTTCGCAGGCCCGCCTGATCGGCTGCGTGCGCAACGAGATCGCCGCGCACGGCGAATGGGCGTCGGTGCTGGAGCTGGCGCGCGACCCGAACGTCACGGTCGTCGTCTCCAACACCACCGACGCCGGCATCGCCTATGTCCCGTCGGTGGCCTACGCCGACGAGCCGCCGGTCTCCTTCCCCGGCAAGATGACCCGCTTCCTGCACGAGCGCTGGAAGGCCTTCGACGGCGCGCCGGAAGCCGGCCTGCAAATGCTCGCCTGCGAGCTGATCGACCACAACGGCGAGGAGCTGAAGCGCATCGTGCTGCTGCACGCCCGCGACTGGGCGCTGGAGCCGGCCTTCATCGACTGGATCGAGACGGCGAACGCCTTCTACAACACGCTGGTCGACCGCATCGTCCCCGGCTTCCCGCGCGCCGAGGCCGACGACCTGCGCCGCGAGCTGGGCTACGACGACAGCTTCATGGCGGCGGCGGAGCTGTTCCACCTGTTCGTGATCGAGCGCAAGGAGGGGATGCCCGCGCTGCGCCTGCCGCTGGGCGAGCATGACGAGGGCACCGTCGTCACGGCGGACGTCACCCCCTACAAGGCGCGCAAGGTCGCCATCCTCAACGGCGCCCACACCGGCCTGTGCGCGCTGGCCCTGCTGGCGGGCGTCGAGACGGTGGACGAGGCGGTGAGCGATCCCGCCGGGGCGCGCTTCCTCGACCGGCTGCTCAACGAGGAGGTCATTCCCTTCCTCACCCTGCCGAAGCCGGATCTGGAGGACTTCGCGGCCGCCGTGCTGCGGCGCTTCCGCAACCCCTACATCCGGCACCTCTGGTACGACATCAGCCTAAACGGCCTCGTCAAGTACCAGACGCGCAACCTGGACCGGCTGCTCGCCTACCGGGAGCGCTTCGGCGCGCCGGCGCCGCTGATGAGCCTGTCGCTGGCCGCCTGGCTGGCCTTCTACCTCGGCCGCTTCCCCGGCGCCGACACACTGCCGCCGCGCGACTCCGCCGAGATCGTCGAGCGCGTCCGCGCGATCGGCGCCCTGGACGACGGCACCCCGGCGGGGCTGGAGGCGATGGTCGCCGCCTATCTGGGCGAGACCGCCTTCTGGGGCCGCAGCATCGACGACCGCTCGCTGCGCGCCCAGGTGATCGAGGACATCCGTTTCCTGACGGACGAGCCCTTCACCTTCGCCCGCCTCGCCGCAAGGCTGGAGGGCTGA
- a CDS encoding altronate dehydratase family protein, translated as MPKYLKIHSSDTVAVALEPLAQGTAIDGLDVVLLDEVPQGHKFAVTPHQPGDRVIKYGSVIGLAKEAIPVGRHIHTHNIGTALGGVQDYAYAGPAADAAPAKREAPTIQAFVRANGEIGVRNDLWIIPLVGCVNGLAKNAAKRFEKMGLLPEGSRVMVLEHPYGCSQLGGDLDNTRNILRDFAIHPNAGGVLVMGLGCENNTRALFTQGFEHPDPRRLRYLTTQEVSDELEASLEAMTELAAVMRGDKREPVGADRLRIGLKCGGSDGFSGITANPLLGAFSDWLCGIGGATVLTEVPEMFGAEHLLMERAESREVFEGVVTLINDFKQYFIDHNQPIYENPSPGNKAGGISTLEEKSLGCTQKAGLSPVRDVIRYAERIRKPGLTLLEAPGNDGVAVTALAAAGCHIVLFTTGRGTPLGGVVPTMKIATNTAMAEKKRHWIDFNAGPIAEATATVDSLLPSFIDSILAVANGKEARNEENDVHDLVIFKSGVTL; from the coding sequence ATGCCGAAGTACCTGAAGATCCATTCCAGCGACACCGTCGCCGTCGCCCTCGAGCCGCTGGCCCAGGGCACCGCGATCGACGGCCTGGACGTCGTCCTGCTCGACGAGGTGCCGCAGGGCCACAAGTTCGCCGTGACCCCGCACCAGCCGGGCGACCGGGTCATCAAGTACGGCAGCGTGATCGGCCTCGCCAAGGAGGCGATCCCGGTGGGGCGGCACATCCACACCCACAACATCGGGACGGCGCTGGGCGGCGTTCAGGACTACGCCTACGCCGGCCCGGCGGCCGACGCGGCGCCGGCCAAGCGGGAGGCGCCGACCATCCAGGCCTTCGTCCGCGCCAACGGCGAGATCGGCGTGCGCAACGACCTGTGGATCATCCCGCTGGTCGGCTGCGTCAACGGCCTCGCCAAGAACGCGGCCAAGCGCTTCGAGAAGATGGGGCTGCTGCCCGAGGGCTCCCGCGTCATGGTGCTGGAGCATCCCTACGGCTGCTCGCAGCTCGGCGGCGACCTCGACAACACCCGCAACATCCTGCGCGACTTCGCCATTCACCCCAACGCCGGCGGCGTGCTGGTCATGGGGCTGGGCTGCGAGAACAACACCCGCGCCCTGTTCACCCAGGGCTTCGAGCATCCCGACCCGCGCCGCCTGCGCTACCTGACCACCCAGGAGGTGTCGGACGAGCTTGAGGCGTCGCTGGAGGCGATGACGGAACTGGCCGCGGTGATGCGCGGGGACAAGCGCGAGCCGGTCGGCGCCGACCGCCTGCGCATCGGCCTGAAGTGCGGCGGCTCGGACGGCTTCTCCGGCATCACGGCGAACCCGCTGCTGGGCGCCTTCTCCGACTGGCTGTGCGGGATCGGCGGCGCCACCGTGCTGACCGAGGTCCCGGAAATGTTCGGCGCCGAGCATCTGCTGATGGAGCGGGCGGAGAGCCGCGAGGTGTTCGAGGGCGTCGTCACGCTGATCAACGACTTCAAGCAGTATTTCATCGACCACAACCAGCCGATCTACGAGAACCCGTCGCCCGGCAACAAGGCCGGCGGCATCAGCACGCTGGAGGAGAAGTCGCTGGGCTGCACCCAGAAGGCCGGCCTCTCCCCAGTGCGCGACGTCATCCGTTACGCCGAGCGCATCCGCAAGCCGGGCCTGACCCTGCTGGAGGCGCCGGGCAACGACGGCGTGGCGGTCACCGCCCTGGCCGCCGCCGGCTGCCACATCGTGCTGTTCACCACCGGCCGCGGCACGCCGCTGGGCGGCGTGGTGCCGACCATGAAGATCGCCACCAACACCGCCATGGCCGAGAAGAAGCGGCACTGGATCGACTTCAACGCCGGCCCCATCGCCGAGGCCACCGCCACGGTGGACAGCCTGCTGCCGTCCTTCATCGACAGCATCCTCGCCGTCGCCAACGGCAAGGAGGCGCGCAACGAGGAGAACGACGTCCATGACCTCGTGATCTTCAAGTCCGGCGTCACGCTCTGA
- a CDS encoding TRAP transporter large permease yields MSWPVIILIMLCLFALNMRLYIAIFASVLVYFVFFSPVPDQIAVQRLIGASQNLSLLAIPFFILLGTLMDHTGVAKRLLRVADLLVGKFTGGMALTNIMLSTLLGGVSASNLADSAMLTRMLVPEMERKGYNRAFAAAVTASGALVTPIIPPGIALIIYGLVADVSIGAMFMAGILPGIVMAAMLMVAAYIVSKRNGYPPSRDSWPTTSETTSALVGAWPVLVLLVAIIGGIRANIFTPTEAGAVAVLIVLVIGFVIYREMRVAHVVDALVGTFKATSSVMLVIMACSALAWILSLEQAAQQLATYITALTDNKYVFLLILNLLLLFLGMLIEGNAILIVMVPLLMPTVHQLGIDPIHFGIVVIVNLAVGCLTPPVGTVMLLVCNLAKVKISDFMKQSTLLFVALFVALMIVTFVPELSLVLAR; encoded by the coding sequence ATGAGCTGGCCCGTCATCATTCTCATTATGCTTTGCCTGTTCGCTTTGAACATGCGGCTTTACATTGCCATCTTCGCATCGGTTCTTGTCTATTTCGTGTTCTTTAGCCCGGTTCCGGACCAAATCGCGGTGCAGCGGCTGATCGGCGCCTCGCAGAACCTGTCCCTCCTGGCGATTCCCTTCTTCATCCTGCTCGGCACGCTGATGGACCACACCGGCGTGGCCAAGCGCCTGCTGCGCGTGGCCGACCTGCTGGTCGGCAAGTTCACCGGCGGCATGGCGCTGACCAACATCATGCTGAGCACGCTGCTGGGCGGCGTCAGCGCCTCCAACCTCGCCGACAGCGCCATGCTGACCCGCATGCTGGTGCCGGAGATGGAGCGCAAGGGCTACAACCGCGCCTTCGCCGCCGCCGTCACGGCGTCGGGCGCGCTGGTGACGCCGATCATCCCGCCGGGCATCGCGCTGATCATCTACGGCCTCGTCGCCGACGTCTCCATCGGCGCCATGTTCATGGCCGGCATCCTGCCCGGCATCGTCATGGCGGCCATGCTGATGGTTGCCGCCTACATCGTGTCCAAGCGCAACGGCTACCCGCCGTCCCGCGACAGCTGGCCCACCACCTCGGAGACCACCAGCGCGCTGGTCGGCGCCTGGCCGGTGCTGGTCCTGCTGGTCGCCATCATCGGCGGCATCCGCGCCAACATCTTCACGCCGACCGAAGCCGGCGCGGTGGCGGTGCTGATCGTCCTGGTGATCGGCTTCGTGATCTACCGCGAGATGCGCGTCGCCCATGTGGTGGACGCCCTGGTCGGCACCTTCAAGGCCACCTCCTCGGTGATGCTGGTCATCATGGCCTGCTCGGCGCTGGCCTGGATTCTGTCGCTGGAGCAGGCGGCGCAGCAGCTGGCGACCTACATCACGGCGCTGACCGACAACAAGTACGTCTTCCTGCTCATCCTCAACCTGCTTCTGCTGTTCCTGGGCATGCTGATCGAGGGCAACGCGATCCTCATCGTCATGGTCCCGCTGCTGATGCCGACGGTGCACCAGCTCGGCATCGACCCGATCCATTTCGGCATCGTGGTGATCGTGAATCTCGCGGTCGGCTGTCTGACGCCGCCGGTGGGCACGGTGATGCTGCTGGTCTGCAACCTCGCCAAGGTGAAGATCTCGGACTTCATGAAGCAGTCCACCCTGCTCTTCGTGGCGCTGTTCGTGGCTCTGATGATCGTCACCTTCGTGCCGGAGCTCTCGCTGGTCCTGGCCCGCTGA
- a CDS encoding TRAP transporter small permease → MELIRRLPSVVAGGALAALVVMTIAAVFARYLFDAPLHWGEEMSGLLMIWIIMIGAIVAERDGQHLDIPLFVDLLPTRIRAAVDLAVSALSIVVLGYAGWLGYLLAQSAQYKLTEILQISWFWIDLAVPVGAAGIIIYLLRRCFIDVMVIAKGNAP, encoded by the coding sequence ATGGAGTTGATCCGGCGTCTGCCATCGGTCGTCGCGGGAGGCGCGCTGGCCGCTCTGGTGGTAATGACCATCGCGGCGGTGTTCGCCCGTTACCTTTTCGACGCTCCGCTGCACTGGGGCGAGGAGATGTCCGGGCTTCTGATGATCTGGATCATCATGATCGGCGCCATCGTCGCCGAGCGTGACGGCCAGCATCTCGACATCCCGCTGTTCGTGGACCTGCTGCCCACCCGCATCCGCGCGGCCGTCGATCTGGCCGTCTCGGCCCTGTCGATCGTGGTTCTCGGCTATGCCGGCTGGCTCGGCTACCTGCTGGCCCAGAGCGCGCAGTACAAGCTGACGGAAATCCTTCAGATCTCCTGGTTCTGGATCGACCTCGCCGTTCCGGTCGGCGCGGCCGGCATCATCATTTATCTTCTGCGTCGCTGCTTCATCGACGTCATGGTGATCGCGAAGGGGAACGCGCCATGA